One window of the Betaproteobacteria bacterium genome contains the following:
- the ilvD gene encoding dihydroxy-acid dehydratase: MPHYRSRTSTHGRNMAGARALWRATGMKDGDFGKPIIAVVNSFTQFVPGHVHLKDLGQLVAREIEAAGGIAKEFNTVAIDDGIAMGHGGMLYSLPSRDLIADSVEYMCNAHCADAMVCISNCDKITPGMLMAALRLNIPAVFVSGGPMEAGKVKWEGKTIAVDLIDAMIKAGDTKVSDAEVESFERSACPTCGSCSGMFTANSMNCLTEALGLSLPGNGTVVATHADRKELFLKAGRTAVELCKRYYEQDDVTVLPRSIATKAAFENAMALDVAMGGSTNTVLHILAAAQEAGVDFTMRDIDAISRKVPCLCKVAPATQDYHIEDVHRAGGIMGILGELDRAGLLQRDVPTVHTKTLGQAIDRWDVVREHDLKIHQFFKAAPGGVPTQTAFSQDRRYNELDLDRTHGCIRNAANAYSKEGGLAVLHGNIARDGCIVKTAGVDESIWIFTGRARVYESQDAAVEGILGGEVVAGDVVVIRYEGPKGGPGMQEMLYPTSYLKSRGLGKECALLTDGRFSGGTSGLSIGHASPEAADGGAIGLIETGDSIEIDIPARRIHLAISDAELGKRRAAMEAKGTAAWKPAQRERLVSAALQAYALMTTSADKGAVRDVSQIERRR; this comes from the coding sequence ATGCCCCACTATCGTTCCCGCACTTCCACCCATGGCCGCAACATGGCCGGCGCCCGCGCCCTCTGGCGCGCCACCGGCATGAAGGATGGCGATTTCGGCAAGCCCATCATCGCCGTCGTCAATTCCTTCACCCAGTTCGTGCCGGGGCATGTCCACCTCAAGGACCTCGGCCAGCTGGTGGCGCGAGAGATCGAAGCGGCGGGCGGCATCGCCAAGGAATTCAATACTGTTGCCATCGACGACGGCATCGCCATGGGCCACGGTGGCATGCTCTACAGCCTGCCTTCCCGTGACCTGATCGCCGATTCCGTCGAGTACATGTGCAACGCCCACTGCGCCGACGCCATGGTGTGCATCTCCAACTGCGACAAGATCACCCCGGGCATGCTGATGGCCGCTCTGCGCCTCAACATCCCCGCCGTCTTCGTTTCCGGCGGCCCCATGGAGGCGGGCAAGGTGAAATGGGAAGGCAAGACCATCGCGGTGGACCTCATCGACGCCATGATCAAGGCCGGCGACACCAAAGTATCGGATGCCGAGGTAGAAAGTTTCGAGCGTTCCGCTTGCCCCACCTGCGGCTCCTGTTCCGGCATGTTCACCGCCAATTCCATGAACTGCCTGACCGAAGCCCTGGGTCTAAGCCTGCCCGGTAACGGCACCGTCGTCGCCACCCACGCCGATCGCAAGGAGCTCTTCCTCAAGGCGGGCCGCACCGCGGTTGAGCTGTGCAAGCGCTACTACGAGCAGGACGATGTCACGGTTCTGCCCCGTTCCATCGCCACCAAGGCGGCCTTCGAAAATGCCATGGCCCTGGATGTGGCCATGGGGGGCTCCACCAATACCGTGCTGCACATCCTGGCTGCGGCCCAGGAGGCGGGGGTCGATTTCACCATGCGCGACATCGACGCCATTTCGCGCAAGGTACCTTGCCTGTGCAAGGTAGCGCCTGCCACCCAGGACTACCACATCGAGGACGTGCACCGGGCCGGGGGCATCATGGGCATTCTGGGCGAACTGGACCGCGCTGGACTCCTCCAGCGTGACGTCCCGACGGTGCATACCAAGACCCTGGGCCAAGCCATCGACCGCTGGGACGTGGTGCGCGAGCACGACCTCAAGATTCACCAGTTCTTCAAGGCGGCCCCTGGCGGAGTCCCCACCCAGACGGCCTTTTCCCAGGATCGCCGCTATAACGAACTGGACCTGGACCGCACCCACGGCTGTATCCGCAACGCCGCCAATGCTTATTCCAAAGAAGGTGGCCTGGCCGTACTGCATGGCAACATCGCCCGCGATGGCTGTATCGTCAAGACCGCCGGCGTCGATGAATCCATCTGGATATTCACCGGCAGGGCCCGCGTCTACGAAAGCCAGGACGCTGCCGTGGAAGGCATTCTCGGTGGCGAAGTGGTCGCCGGCGACGTCGTGGTCATCCGCTACGAAGGTCCCAAGGGCGGCCCGGGGATGCAGGAAATGCTCTACCCCACTTCTTATCTGAAGTCCCGTGGTCTAGGCAAAGAATGCGCATTGCTCACCGACGGGCGCTTCTCCGGAGGCACCTCCGGCCTGTCCATCGGCCACGCTTCGCCAGAAGCGGCGGATGGCGGCGCCATAGGCCTCATCGAAACCGGCGACAGCATCGAAATCGACATCCCCGCTCGCCGCATCCACTTGGCCATTTCGGACGCCGAACTGGGCAAGCGTCGGGCGGCCATGGAGGCGAAGGGAACTGCCGCCTGGAAGCCCGCTCAGCGTGAGCGCCTGGTGTCTGCCGCCCTCCAGGCCTACGCACTCATGACCACCTCCGCGGACAAGGGCGCGGTGCGCGACGTGAGCCAGATCGAGCGTCGTCGTTGA
- a CDS encoding c-type cytochrome — MKAIYVAMMAAGIVMAGQVQADEALAKAKNCMSCHAVDKKLVGPAYKDVAAKYKGDAKAPAALAAKIKAGGKGAWGEVPMPPNNVTEDEAKKLAAWVLSQK; from the coding sequence ATGAAAGCAATCTACGTTGCGATGATGGCCGCCGGTATCGTCATGGCTGGTCAGGTCCAAGCCGACGAGGCGCTGGCCAAGGCCAAGAACTGCATGTCCTGCCACGCCGTCGACAAAAAGCTGGTTGGCCCTGCCTATAAGGATGTCGCGGCCAAGTACAAGGGTGACGCCAAGGCTCCTGCTGCCCTGGCTGCCAAGATCAAGGCGGGTGGCAAGGGTGCCTGGGGTGAAGTTCCCATGCCCCCCAACAACGTCACCGAGGACGAGGCCAAGAAACTGGCTGCCTGGGTTCTGTCCCAGAAGTAA